In Pongo abelii isolate AG06213 chromosome 5, NHGRI_mPonAbe1-v2.0_pri, whole genome shotgun sequence, a single genomic region encodes these proteins:
- the STX11 gene encoding syntaxin-11: MKDRLAELLDLSKQYDQQFPDGDDEFDSPHEDIVFETDHILESLYRDIQDIQDENQLLVADVKRLGKQNARFLTSMRRLSSIKRDTNSIAKAIKARGEVIHCKLRAMKELSEAAEAQHGPHSAVARISRAQYNALTLTFQRAMHDYNQAEMKQRDNCKIRIQRQLEIMGKEVSGDQIEDMFEQGKWDVFSENLLADVKGARAALNEIESRHRELLRLESRIRDVHELFLQMAVLVEKQADTLNVIELNVQKTVDYTGQAKAQVRKAVQYKKKNPCRTLCCFCCPCLK; this comes from the coding sequence ATGAAAGACCGGCTAGCAGAACTTCTGGACTTGTCCAAGCAATATGACCAGCAGTTCCCAGACGGGGACGATGAGTTTGACTCGCCCCACGAGGACATCGTGTTCGAGACGGACCACATCCTGGAGTCCCTGTACCGAGACATCCAGGACATTCAGGATGAAAACCAGCTGCTGGTGGCCGACGTGAAGCGGCTGGGAAAGCAGAACGCCCGCTTCCTCACGTCCATGCGGCGCCTCAGCAGCATCAAGCGCGACACCAACTCCATCGCCAAGGCCATCAAGGCCCGGGGCGAGGTCATCCACTGCAAGCTGCGCGCCATGAAGGAGCTGAGCGAGGCGGCCGAGGCCCAGCACGGCCCGCACTCGGCGGTGGCGCGCATCTCGCGGGCGCAGTACAACGCGCTCACCCTCACCTTCCAGCGCGCCATGCACGACTACAACCAGGCCGAGATGAAGCAGCGCGACAACTGCAAGATCCGCATCCAGCGCCAGCTGGAGATCATGGGCAAGGAAGTCTCGGGCGACCAGATCGAGGACATGTTCGAGCAGGGTAAGTGGGACGTGTTTTCCGAGAACTTGCTGGCCGACGTGAAGGGCGCGCGGGCCGCCCTCAACGAGATCGAGAGCCGCCACCGCGAGCTGCTGCGCCTGGAGAGCCGCATCCGCGACGTACACGAGCTCTTCTTGCAGATGGCGGTGCTGGTGGAGAAGCAGGCCGACACCCTGAACGTCATCGAGCTCAACGTACAAAAGACGGTGGACTACACCGGCCAGGCCAAGGCGCAGGTGCGGAAGGCCGTGCAGTACAAGAAGAAGAACCCCTGCCGGACCCTCTGCTGCTTCTGCTGTCCCTGCCTCAAGTAG